A part of Rhinatrema bivittatum chromosome 16, aRhiBiv1.1, whole genome shotgun sequence genomic DNA contains:
- the LOC115077283 gene encoding olfactory receptor 1019-like, with translation MQYITSTPLVLPADALIIEKERGKQVYLEKENETDVIEFILLGFSNSPQLDIPLFLVFLVIYLLTVLGNMGMMFIIRTDPRLHTPMYIFLSNLSFSDVCFVSVSVPKLLQTLLSNTKAISFAGCMTQLHFLIYFNTTEIFLLSAMAYDRYVAICNPMRYLLVMNSRVCLQLIISAWTVSLFNSLAQTLLIVRLPFCHSNKINHFSCDIPPLLKLSCSDTSLNEMYIFTVCVILAGSSFFLILASYIRIVSAILKINSAEGRHKAFSTCVSHLTCVTLFYGAGFIRYVRPSTSYSLDQDRFVCVLYSIVTPMLNPVIYSLRNNDVKEAMRRIMRKVSFIAEKGSDSNQLFFITKR, from the coding sequence ATGCAGTACATTACCTCCACGCCACTGGTTCTTCCAGCAGATGCATTAATCATagaaaaagaaagggggaaaCAAGTGTATTTGGAGAAAGAGAATGAAACTGATGTGATTGAGTTCATTCTATTGGGCTTTTCAAACTCTCCACAGCTGGATATCCCTCTCTTCTTGGTGTTTTTGGTCATATACCTTTTAACAGTACTGGGTAACATGGGCATGATGTTCATTATAAGGACTGACCCTAGACTGCACACACCCATGTACATATTTCTTAGCAATTTGTCTTTTTCAGACGTTTGctttgtctctgtctctgtccccAAACTGCTACAAACCCTGCTCTCAAACACCAAAGCCATTTCTTTTGCAGGTTGCATGACCCAGCTGCACTTTCTCATTTACTTTAACACCACTGAAATTTTCCTGCTGTCAGCGATGGCCTATGACCGTTACGTAGCCATCTGTAACCCCATGCGATATCTACTTGTCATGAACAGTAGGGTTTGCCTCCAGCTCATCATCAGTGCCTGGACAGTGAGCCTTTTTAACTCACTGGCACAGACTCTTCTCATCGTGAGATTGCCTTTCTGCCACTCCAACAAGATCAACCATTTCTCCTGTGATATTCCACCACTTTTGAAGCTTTCATGCAGTGACACCTCCCTAAATGAAATGTATATCTTCACAGTGTGCGTCATTTTGGCAGGATCCTCTTTCTTCCTAATCTTGGCTTCTTACATCCGCATTGTTTCCGCCATCCTGAAAATCAACTCAGCAGAAGGGAGGCACAAAGCTTTCTCCACTTGTGTTTCCCACCTCACTTGTGTTACTTTGTTTTATGGGGCAGGCTTTATAAGATATGTACGTCCCTCTACCAGTTACTCCTTGGACCAGGACAGGTTTGTCTGTGTGCTGTATAGTATCGTGACCCCGATGCTAAACCCTGTAATCTACAGTCTGAGAAACAACGACGTCAAAGAAGCTATGAGAAGGATAATGAGGAAAGTATCATTCATtgcagaaaaaggaagtgattcaAATCAATTGTTTTTCATTACAAAGAGATAG
- the LOC115077284 gene encoding olfactory receptor 6F1-like, with the protein MESENQTTVTTFILLGFSSFPELKILLFLLFGSVYILTIIGNITIIAVIKNDSHLHTPMYFFLTNFSFLEICYTSNIVPKMLYDILTENRSVSLLACIMQLYFFGSLGSTECFLLGVMAYDRYLAICHPLHYRTLMNNRACLQLAASSWLSGFLATLIAVSLFSQLHFCGPNKIKHFFCDLQPVLKLSCTDTFLPETIAGTFASIILLGSCLLTIGSYVQIISTILRIPSSEGRQKAFSTCISHLTVVLIFYGAMIFMYVKPVTISSFDFNKILAVLYTVVTPVLNPFIYTLRNKDVKKALTKAAHCRATQLGGITITVNPH; encoded by the exons ATGGAGAGTGAAAATCAAACTACAGTGACAACATTCATACTTTTAGGATTTTCCAGTTTTCCTGAATTGAAAATTCTACTTTTTCTGTTATTTGGTTCAGTCTACATCCTTACAATCATCGGAAATATCACCATCATTGCAGTCATCAAGAATGATTCTCACCTTCACACACCTATGTACTTCTTTCTTACCAACTTCTCATTTTTGGAAATATGTTATACCTCCAACATTGTTCCTAAAATGTTGTATGACATCCTCACTGAGAACAGGTCTGTCTCCTTGCTAGCATGCATTATGCAATTGTATTTCTTTGGTTCTTTGGGGTCTACTGAGTGTTTCCTCCTGGGAGTAATGGCTTATGATCGCTATTTAGCTATATGCCATCCACTGCATTACAGGACCCTTATGAACAACAGGGCTTGCTTGCAATTGGCAGCTAGCTCCTGGCTGAGTGGTTTTCTTGCTACCTTAATTGCTGTCTCTTTGTTCTCACAATTACATTTCTGCGGCCCTAATAAAATCAAACATTTCTTCTGTGATCTTCAACCAGTGTTAAAGCTCTCTTGCACTGATACCTTCCTCCCAGAGACCATAGCTGGGACCTTTGCCTCCATCATCCTCTTAGGCTCTTGCCTGTTAACAATTGGGTCATATGTTCAAATCATATCAACCATACTACGAATCCCTTCATCAGAAGGACGGCagaaggccttctccacctgcatCTCACACCTCACCGTGGTCCTAATCTTCTACGGTGCCATGATTTTTATGTACGTTAAGCCAGTAACTATCAGCTCCTTTGACTTTAACAAGATCTTAGCTGTGTTATATACTGTGGTTACACCTGTGCTGAATCCCTTTATATACACATTGAGAAATAAAGATGTCAAGAAGGCGCTCACTAAAGCAGCA CACTGCAGAGCCACACAATTAGGGGGAATCACAATTACTGTTAACCCTCATTAA
- the LOC115077285 gene encoding olfactory receptor 6N1-like: MVARNHTLVTEFIILGFPSLKTLHPLPFLLLLIMYLLTVLGNIVIITVVWIEARLHTPMYFYIGNFSFLEIWYTTVIVPKMLQNILTGNNIISFFGCIFQLFFFFFLSSTECFLLVAMAYDRYLAICNPLRYSTLMNPRVCVLLVLIAWMGGFLSTFIPILLLSQLPFCGPNVINHFFCDAPPLLKLSCADTYLNDLLDFVCASAIIVTSFTLILISYIYIIITISKIPSVQGKKRAFSTCASHLIVVVIYYGTVTFMYVRPKVSFSFDLNKVVAVFYTVFTPILNPVIYCLRNKEVKKSLSQVLSAKTVCIQ; this comes from the coding sequence ATGGTGGCAAGGAACCACACCCTGGTGACTGAGTTCATTATCTTGGGGTTCCCCTCACTGAAGACTCTGCACCCACTGCCCTTCCTGCTGCTTCTGATTATGTACTTGCTAACAGTTCTGGGTAATATTGTGATTATTACTGTAGTTTGGATTGAGGCTCGGCTTCACACTCCTATGTATTTCTATATTGGCAACTTCTCTTTCCTGGAAATCTGGTACACCACCGTCATTGTGCCCAAGATGCTACAAAACATCCTGACGGGCAATAATATCATTTCCTTCTTTGGCTGTATCTTTCagttgttcttcttcttcttcctcagtTCCACGGAGTGTTTCCTCTTAGTTGCCATGGCCTACGACCGGTATTTGGCAATTTGCAACCCCCTTCGTTACAGCACCCTGATGAATCCcagagtctgtgttctgcttgtccTCATTGCGTGGATGGGTGGCTTCCTTTCCACTTTCATACCCATACTGCTACTGTCTCAACTGCCGTTCTGTGGGCCCAATGTCATCAATCATTTCTTTTGTGATGCTCCACCATTGCTAAAGCTGTCATGTGCAGACACCTATCTCAATGACCTGCTGGACTTTGTCTGTGCCTCAGCAATAATTGTGACTTCCTTCACATTAATATTAATTTCTTATATTTACATAATTATAACCATATCAAAAATTCCATCTGTGCAGGGCAAGAAGAGGGCTTTCTCTACCTGTGCATCCCACCTCATTGTTGTTGTCATTTACTATGGGACAGTCACCTTCATGTATGTGAGGCCCAAGGTGAGCTTCTCCTTTGACTTGAACAAAGTGGTAGCTGTTTTCTACACCGTGTTCACCCCCATATTAAACCC